The following coding sequences are from one Rutidosis leptorrhynchoides isolate AG116_Rl617_1_P2 chromosome 11, CSIRO_AGI_Rlap_v1, whole genome shotgun sequence window:
- the LOC139877400 gene encoding 2-alkenal reductase (NADP(+)-dependent)-like, translating into MEEVRNKQVVLKDYVNGFPKESDMLLKSSAMINLKLSEGSKAVLVKNLYLSCDPYIRERMTKTEGSYFEPFTPGSPIAGLGVAKVIDSGHLNFEIGDLVWGQTNWEEYSIIDNPETLIKIQHTDVPLSYYTGILGMPGMTAYAGFYEICSPKKGDYVYVSSASGAVGQLVGQFAKLFGCYVVGSAGTTEKVDLLKNKLGFDDAFNYKEEKCLDTALKRYFPNGIDIYFDNVGGKMLDAVLLNMRLNGRIAACGMVSQYNEQGDGVRNLFNIITKSVRMQGFHVTQYYHMYPKYLEMIMPLIKEGTICYIEDIAKGLENAPGAFVGLFSGRNVGKQVVEVSCE; encoded by the exons ATGGAAGAAGTTAGGAACAAACAGGTAGTCTTGAAAGATTATGTTAATGGATTTCCTAAAGAATCAGACATGCTTCTTAAATCATCTGCAATGATCAACCTAAAGCTTTCAGAAGGTTCTAAAGCTGTTCTTGTGAAGAACCTTTATCTGTCATGTGATCCTTACATACGAGAACGAATGACAAAAACAGAAGGCAGTTACTTTGAGCCGTTTACTCCTGGTTCG CCTATAGCTGGATTAGGAGTAGCTAAAGTCATCGATTCAGGGCATTTGAATTTTGAGATAGGTGACTTAGTGTGGGGACAAACTAATTGGGAGGAATACAGCATTATTGATAATCCTGAAACTTTAATCAAGATTCAACATACTGATGTGCCTTTATCTTATTATACAGGAATTCTTG GTATGCCTGGTATGACCGCTTATGCTGGTTTCTATGAGATTTGTTCTCCAAAGAAAGGAGATTATGTATATGTTTCATCAGCTTCTGGTGCAGTTGGTCAACTTGTTGGACAGTTTGCAAAGTTGTTTGGTTGCTATGTTGTTGGTAGTGCTGGTACAACAGAAAAG GTTGATCTGTTGAAGAATAAGTTAGGATTTGACGACGCTTTTAATTACAAAGAGGAGAAATGTCTTGATACGGCTCTAAAGAG GTACTTTCCCAACGGGATTGATATCTATTTTGATAATGTTGGCGGTAAGATGTTGGATGCAGTACTTTTGAATATGAGATTAAATGGGCGAATTGCAGCATGTGGGATGGTCTCACAGTACAACGAACAAGGCGATGGGGTGCGCAACCTATTCAACATAATTACCAAAAGTGTGAGGATGCAAGGGTTTCATGTGACACAATACTATCACATGTATCCAAAATATTTGGAAATGATCATGCCTCTCATAAAAGAAGGAACAATCTGTTACATAGAAGATATTGCAAAGGGGCTCGAGAATGCACCGGGGGCTTTCGTTGGACTGTTTTCTGGTAGGAATGTAGGGAAGCAAGTGGTAGAAGTTTCCTGTGAATGA